In Paroedura picta isolate Pp20150507F chromosome 1, Ppicta_v3.0, whole genome shotgun sequence, the following are encoded in one genomic region:
- the LOC143832006 gene encoding C-reactive protein-like, with protein sequence MLLCLLLLLVSLLGSLAREDLEKKAFVFPVASDTAHVALKATIPHALMSFSMCMRFYTDLTRGYSLFSYASHRNANEVLLFAETPNQYGFYLGQESVLFDIPESLSTKLCGKQVCVSWESSTGLVELWLNGYPFVRKKLGTGISIEPEASILLGQDQDTFGGGFDKNRSFVGEITDVFVWDRVLYPEEVALALHNHPLPDYLINWNSLSYSITGRATVMPALLSFHKAG encoded by the exons ATGCTCCtctgtcttctcctcctcctggtcaGCCTCTTGGGCTCTCTTGCCCGGGAAG ATCTGGAAAAGAAGGCATTCGTGTTCCCTGTGGCCTCAGACACCGCACATGTAGCCTTGAAGGCCACAATACCACATGCTTTGATGAGCTTCTCGATGTGCATGAGGTTCTACACCGACCTCACCCGCGGCTACAGCCTCTTCTCTTACGCCAGCCACAGAAACGCCAATGAGGTCCTCCTCTTTGCGGAAACACCCAACCAATATGGTTTTTATTTGGGGCAGGAATCTGTCCTCTTTGACATTCCAGAATCCCTGAGCACCAAGCTTTGTGGGAAGCAAGTCTGTGTGAGTTGGGAGTCTTCCACAGGCTTAGTGGAGCTCTGGCTGAATGGATATCCTTTCGTCCGGAAGAAGTTGGGGACAGGAATCTCTATAGAACCTGAGGCATCCATCCTCCTTGGACAAGACCAGGATACCTTCGGAGGTGGCTTTGACAAGAACCGGTCTTTCGTAGGGGAGATCACAGATGTGTTCGTGTGGGACCGCGTTCTGTACCCCGAGGAGGTAGCCCTTGCCTTGCATAACCATCCTCTTCCTGACTACCTGATTAACTGGAATTCATTAAGTTACAGCATCACCGGGCGTGCCACTGTTATGCCTGCCCTGTTATCTTTCCACAAAGCTGGGTAG